One window of Dermacentor andersoni chromosome 7, qqDerAnde1_hic_scaffold, whole genome shotgun sequence genomic DNA carries:
- the LOC126535408 gene encoding FGGY carbohydrate kinase domain-containing protein-like, with protein sequence MDALTGTGHSVSSLLMCGGVAKNSLYVELHADATGLLVLLPPETESFLLGGAILAASASGRYSSVTEAMLRMGGSGKVLVPRSSERRFHDAKYAAFRALLDCQLGLREIMSPYGRPPSSCS encoded by the exons ATGGACGCACTGACCGGCACCGGTCACTCAGTGTCCAGCCTGCTCATGTGCGGGGGCGTGGCCAAGAATTCGCTTTACGTTGAGCTGCACGCAGATGCCACGG GGTTGCTGGTGTTACTACCCCCAGAGACAGAGTCGTTCCTGCTCGgtggcgccatcctggcggccaGCGCAAGTGGTCGCTACTCCAGTGTCACGGAGGCTATGCTCCGCATGGGCGGCTCGGGCAAAGTGTTGGTGCCGCGTTCGAGCGAGCGGCGGTTCCACGATGCCAAGTACGCCGCTTTCCGCGCGCTCCTCGACTGCCAACTAGGCCTCAGGGAGATCATGTCGCCCTATGGGAGACCACCGTCCTCGTGTTCTTGA